The following nucleotide sequence is from Candidatus Aminicenantes bacterium.
GTCAAGGATGTTCCCAAGGACAAGATGGTCGGCTATTTTGTGGTGACCATCATCGCCGCCGTGGTGGTTTTCGTGGTCATCGGCATCGTCGTCGGCGCCGTGGCTTTCGGCAGCATGTCCACGCTGGGCGGGTTCCGGACTATGTAAAACCCGGTCATCCGCTCCGTTTTTATTTTCGCGGCGGCGGATGAACCGTTTTTGCCAGTTCGCTATCGATTGATTGATTTTCCCATCCGGGCCGGCTCCGCGCCGGCCCGGATTTTTCTCACATTTCCCTTTAACCAACATAAAAAATCAACGCCGGCGGATTCCCCATTCGTATTGACCCGGCCGGGCTTTTCTGTTAAGAAGGATGGATGACAGTCGAACAATTCCTGCCTTCCCTGCATGAAGGCGACGCGGTGGGCAATTCGGCCCTGGCGTTGCATCGCTTCCTGCTCGCGCGCGGCATTGAAAGCCGGATCGTCGCCATCAACTGCGACATTGGCGTCAGGGACCAGGCGGTGCTGTTCAGCGATTACCGGCTCGATCCCGCCTCGCTCAAGATCCTGCGTTTCGCCATCCCGTCGCCGCTGACCGATTTTTTCCTGGGCCTGAAGGGCAAGAAGGCGCTGATCTACCACAACATCACCCCCAGCCGTTTTTTCGTCGGTTATTCCGATCCGTTGGTGCGCATCACCGCCGCCGGCCGCGAGCAATTGCGCCAGCTCACTTTTTGTTTCGATCTGGCCATCGGCGATTCGACCTACAACGCCGACGAGCTGCGCGAACTGGGTTTCGCCAACGTTCGGGTGTTCCCCCTGCTGGTCGACCTCCGGGATTACGACCGGCCGCACAGCCAGGCGTA
It contains:
- a CDS encoding glycosyltransferase, yielding MTVEQFLPSLHEGDAVGNSALALHRFLLARGIESRIVAINCDIGVRDQAVLFSDYRLDPASLKILRFAIPSPLTDFFLGLKGKKALIYHNITPSRFFVGYSDPLVRITAAGREQLRQLTFCFDLAIGDSTYNADELRELGFANVRVFPLLVDLRDYDRPHSQAYLSLLQNERKNIVFAGRFSPNKKIEDLIKVVFFYKKYISPAVRLIVVGNVNTLPKYFLAVQDLAARFYLTAEDVLFTGHLPADEFLAAYRLADVFLSMSEHEG